The genomic window ACCACCCCCGGTGGCGCCGGGCCCAAGCCGGTGGCGGACCAGCTGCGCAACCTCCGCCGCCGCCTCGAGATCGACACCGAGCGGGTGGGCCGTGGCTGAGCCGGCCGCCTCCCGGGGCTCAGCATCGACCCCCGCGTGGGCGGCGCTTTCCCGTGGCTTGTTCCTTGGAGACGCCCGTCAGGTGGCGCCTCAGCTCCTGAACAAGCTCGTGGTGCGGGACGGCGTCGCTGGGCGGATCGTCGAGGTCGAGGCCTATCGAGGCGCCGAGGACCCTGCCTCCCACGCCTACCGGGGTCCCACCAGGCGGAACGCCACCATGTTCGGGCCTCCCGGCCACCTGTACGTGTACTTCAGCTACGGCGTGCACTGGTGCGCCAACGCCGTCTGCGGTCCGGAAGGAACCGCTCACGCCGTCCTCCTGCGGGCCCTGGCTCCCGTCACGGGGGTGGAGCAGATGTGGGCCCGACGGTCGGGTGCCCGACGGGAGCGGGACCTGTGCAGCGGCCCCGGTAAGCTGTGTCAGGCGTTGGGAATCGGCCGGCAGCAGGACGGGGCCGACCTGGTCACCGGTGATGGGGGTGTGCTGCTCGCTGCTGACGAGCGCCCGCCGCCACGTCGCCCGGGGGTTGGGCCTCGGGTCGGGATCACCGTGGCGGCCGATCACCCGTGGCGGTGGTGGGTGCCGGGCGACGCCAACGTCTCTC from Acidimicrobiales bacterium includes these protein-coding regions:
- a CDS encoding DNA-3-methyladenine glycosylase; amino-acid sequence: MAEPAASRGSASTPAWAALSRGLFLGDARQVAPQLLNKLVVRDGVAGRIVEVEAYRGAEDPASHAYRGPTRRNATMFGPPGHLYVYFSYGVHWCANAVCGPEGTAHAVLLRALAPVTGVEQMWARRSGARRERDLCSGPGKLCQALGIGRQQDGADLVTGDGGVLLAADERPPPRRPGVGPRVGITVAADHPWRWWVPGDANVSRGGRRPRRRMDP